Proteins encoded within one genomic window of Rubripirellula tenax:
- a CDS encoding Ig-like domain-containing protein encodes MSPKPSLTSHGSIVSSIPSPSAEFIVSKNNLGNVAKGDVIHEFVTVTNTGTTPLRLQAHCGGCRSPQLRKYRDVVPPGQTELLAIQIRSAEPGTHKANVEVFTDDPENATLAIDYTYTVVENGG; translated from the coding sequence ATGAGCCCAAAACCGTCGTTGACTTCACATGGTTCGATCGTTTCTTCTATTCCTTCGCCATCCGCAGAGTTCATTGTTTCCAAGAATAATCTCGGCAATGTCGCGAAGGGCGATGTGATTCATGAATTCGTGACCGTTACAAACACTGGAACGACACCACTGCGGTTGCAAGCTCACTGTGGCGGCTGCCGATCACCCCAACTACGCAAGTATCGAGATGTCGTTCCGCCCGGACAAACAGAATTGTTGGCGATACAGATTCGTAGCGCCGAGCCCGGCACTCACAAGGCGAACGTTGAAGTGTTCACTGATGATCCAGAAAACGCGACCCTAGCTATTGACTACACCTATACCGTCGTTGAAAACGGCGGGTAA